The following coding sequences lie in one Myxococcus xanthus genomic window:
- a CDS encoding chemotaxis protein CheA codes for MSASVDLADFLPAYLAEAEELLGTGHRQLLAMEASIRRGLPHPRAVRELFRAVHTIKGLSAMVDVEPIVDIAHWMETCLRHADRAGGRLPEASVEPLMEGLREIEQRVRQLAAGKQAAPVPPGLLSRLEALDAEDAPGGSAAKAAPAALALEEAVASRLSAAEREQLTTGATDGRRAMRLDFIPGADRAANGITINSVRERVAPLGETVKVLPLSGPAVGGGALTFVLLLLTEASDAALLEAAGGPPASVRPLAAVAPRAPALAPLPESAQADEEPEEARRGGGSLRVDVSRLDDALERLAALVVNRSRLTRAVAALTAAGAPTRELQAILQENARQLRDMRTAILRLRMVRVGDVLERLPLLVRGLRRSTGKSVRLELDVGDAELDKAVADRLLPALVHLVRNAVDHALESPEARRAAGKPEEGVVRVASHGRAGGLLDLTVADDGCGVDARAVAARAGVPVPPTPEALLEVLCRPGFSTRDAANATSGRGMGMDIVHRIIVDQLGGELGMETRPGAGTTFRLRVPLTITLLDALVFECAGLRYAVAVGSVEELIEVDAARLVWPAGAGGVALLERRGNSVPLMGLARLLGRGEADGRGGSVAKALLVRQRGELVAFGVDRLVGQQEIVLRPLEDPLVRVPGVAGATDLGDGRPTLVLDLAALGLARGGGAPHRRRASVREEGRLV; via the coding sequence TTGAGCGCGTCCGTGGACCTCGCGGACTTCCTTCCCGCCTATCTGGCGGAGGCGGAGGAGTTGCTGGGGACGGGGCACCGCCAGTTGCTGGCCATGGAGGCCAGCATCCGGCGAGGGCTGCCGCACCCGCGCGCCGTGCGCGAACTCTTCCGCGCCGTGCACACCATCAAGGGCCTGTCGGCCATGGTGGATGTGGAGCCCATCGTCGACATCGCCCATTGGATGGAGACGTGCCTGCGCCACGCCGACCGGGCGGGGGGCCGCCTGCCCGAGGCCAGCGTGGAGCCGCTGATGGAGGGGCTGCGCGAAATCGAGCAGCGCGTCCGCCAGCTCGCCGCGGGCAAGCAGGCCGCGCCGGTGCCACCGGGCCTGCTGTCTCGGCTGGAGGCGCTGGATGCCGAAGACGCTCCGGGTGGGAGCGCCGCGAAGGCCGCGCCCGCCGCGCTGGCGCTGGAGGAGGCCGTGGCCTCCCGGCTCTCCGCGGCGGAGCGGGAGCAGCTCACCACGGGCGCCACCGATGGCCGCCGCGCGATGCGGCTGGACTTCATCCCCGGCGCGGACCGCGCCGCCAACGGCATCACCATCAACAGCGTGCGCGAGCGCGTGGCCCCGCTGGGCGAGACGGTGAAGGTGCTGCCCCTGTCGGGGCCCGCCGTGGGCGGTGGGGCGCTCACCTTCGTGCTGTTGCTGCTCACCGAGGCCTCTGACGCCGCGCTGCTGGAGGCCGCGGGGGGACCTCCCGCGTCGGTGCGCCCGCTGGCCGCCGTGGCCCCGCGGGCACCCGCCCTGGCGCCCTTGCCCGAGTCGGCGCAGGCGGACGAGGAGCCCGAGGAAGCGCGGCGTGGCGGCGGCTCCCTGCGGGTGGACGTGTCGCGCCTGGACGATGCGCTGGAGCGGCTGGCGGCGCTCGTGGTCAACCGTTCGCGGCTGACCCGCGCGGTGGCGGCGCTGACGGCGGCCGGCGCGCCCACGCGCGAGCTGCAGGCCATCCTCCAGGAGAACGCACGCCAGCTTCGCGACATGCGCACGGCCATCCTCCGCCTGCGCATGGTGCGGGTGGGGGACGTGCTGGAGCGGCTGCCGCTGCTGGTGCGCGGCCTGCGCCGCAGCACGGGCAAGTCGGTGCGGCTGGAGCTGGACGTGGGGGACGCGGAGCTGGACAAGGCCGTGGCGGATCGACTGCTGCCCGCGCTGGTGCATCTGGTGCGCAACGCGGTGGACCATGCGCTGGAGTCGCCGGAAGCGCGCCGCGCCGCGGGCAAGCCGGAGGAAGGCGTGGTGCGCGTGGCCAGCCACGGCCGGGCGGGTGGGCTGCTGGACCTCACCGTGGCGGATGACGGGTGCGGCGTGGATGCGCGGGCGGTGGCCGCGCGCGCGGGCGTGCCCGTGCCTCCGACGCCGGAAGCGCTGCTGGAGGTGCTCTGTCGGCCCGGCTTCTCCACCCGGGATGCCGCCAACGCGACCAGCGGGCGGGGCATGGGCATGGACATCGTCCACCGCATCATCGTGGACCAGCTGGGCGGCGAGCTGGGGATGGAGACGCGGCCCGGCGCCGGCACCACCTTCCGGCTCCGCGTGCCGCTTACGATTACGCTGCTGGACGCGCTCGTCTTCGAGTGCGCCGGGCTTCGCTACGCCGTGGCGGTGGGCTCCGTGGAGGAGCTCATCGAGGTGGACGCCGCGCGGCTGGTGTGGCCCGCGGGCGCGGGGGGCGTGGCCCTGCTGGAGCGCCGGGGGAACTCGGTGCCGCTGATGGGGCTGGCCCGGCTGCTGGGGCGCGGGGAAGCGGACGGCCGCGGAGGCTCGGTGGCCAAGGCGCTCCTCGTGCGTCAGCGCGGTGAGCTCGTCGCGTTCGGCGTGGACCGGTTGGTGGGGCAGCAGGAAATCGTCCTGCGTCCGCTGGAGGACCCTTTGGTGCGCGTGCCCGGCGTGGCGGGCGCCACGGACCTGGGGGATGGGCGGCCCACGCTGGTGTTGGACCTGGCCGCGCTCGGGCTGGCGCGGGGTGGCGGCGCGCCGCACCGGCGCAGGGCTTCCGTCCGGGAAGAGGGGCGCCTCGTATGA
- a CDS encoding di-heme oxidoredictase family protein: MLCTLSTLACGGGSGNALPPPPPPPPEEPPPPPPPPPPYESVEDGEDRPGGDTSVATSGTLSFTRPAANLPLARRAEFFVGEAVFQADWFRAPHAQVERDGLGPLFHSVSCLACHLGNGRGRPPAEGEVADTLLVRLSVPGVDTHGGPLPEPTYGDQLQPKGISGVPAEGQVRIRWTEVPGAYEDGTPYTLLEPELLLVDLAHGPLAPDTRTSARVAQPMMGLGLLAAVSEDTWLAWADPEDADGDGISGRPNRVWSPREGRAVLGRFGWKANQPDLEHQNAAAFLGDLGLTTSLFPVENCGPAQLECQAAPTGGQPEVSERQRRALDFYSHTLAVPVRERVDAPEVLQGKALFHRVGCARCHRPSVTTGTLEGYPELSAQRIWPYTDGLLHDLGEGLSDGREDFLATGREWRTPPLWGLGRTREASGHTRLLHDGRARSPAEAILWHGGEAASSREAFRRLSPEERDALITFLDSL, encoded by the coding sequence GTGCTGTGCACGCTGAGCACGCTCGCGTGTGGAGGGGGCTCCGGGAACGCTCTCCCGCCGCCACCACCTCCACCTCCCGAGGAGCCGCCACCTCCGCCACCACCGCCGCCCCCGTATGAATCGGTGGAGGACGGCGAGGACCGGCCCGGGGGAGACACCAGCGTGGCCACGTCGGGAACCCTGTCCTTCACGCGGCCCGCGGCCAACCTGCCCCTGGCGCGGCGCGCGGAGTTCTTCGTGGGCGAGGCCGTCTTCCAGGCCGACTGGTTCCGCGCGCCCCACGCGCAGGTGGAGCGCGACGGACTGGGGCCCCTCTTCCACTCCGTCTCCTGCCTGGCCTGCCACCTGGGCAACGGCCGCGGCCGGCCGCCCGCGGAGGGCGAGGTGGCGGACACGTTGCTGGTGCGGCTGTCCGTGCCCGGCGTGGATACCCACGGTGGTCCGCTGCCCGAGCCGACGTATGGCGACCAGCTCCAACCCAAGGGCATCTCCGGCGTGCCCGCGGAAGGACAGGTGCGCATCCGGTGGACGGAAGTCCCCGGCGCCTACGAGGACGGAACGCCGTACACGCTGCTCGAGCCGGAGCTGCTGCTGGTGGACCTGGCCCATGGCCCGCTGGCCCCGGACACGCGCACGTCCGCGCGGGTGGCGCAGCCCATGATGGGGCTGGGCCTGCTGGCCGCCGTCTCTGAAGACACCTGGCTGGCGTGGGCGGACCCGGAGGACGCGGACGGCGACGGCATCTCCGGCCGGCCCAACCGCGTGTGGAGCCCGCGCGAGGGACGCGCGGTGCTGGGCCGCTTCGGCTGGAAGGCCAATCAACCGGACCTGGAGCACCAGAACGCGGCGGCCTTCCTGGGGGACCTGGGCCTGACGACGTCGCTCTTCCCCGTGGAGAACTGTGGCCCCGCCCAGCTCGAGTGCCAGGCGGCGCCCACCGGCGGACAGCCCGAGGTGAGCGAGCGGCAGCGACGGGCCTTGGACTTCTACTCACACACGCTGGCGGTGCCCGTGCGCGAGCGCGTGGACGCGCCCGAGGTCCTCCAGGGCAAGGCGCTCTTCCACCGCGTGGGCTGCGCGCGCTGCCACCGGCCGTCCGTCACCACCGGCACGTTGGAGGGCTACCCGGAGCTGTCGGCCCAGCGCATCTGGCCCTATACGGACGGGCTCCTGCACGACCTGGGGGAGGGGCTGTCGGACGGGCGCGAGGACTTCCTCGCCACCGGCCGTGAGTGGCGGACGCCGCCCTTGTGGGGCCTGGGCCGCACGCGCGAGGCCAGCGGCCACACCCGCCTGCTGCATGACGGACGGGCGCGCTCGCCCGCGGAGGCCATCCTCTGGCATGGCGGAGAGGCGGCCTCCTCACGCGAGGCGTTCCGCCGGTTGTCGCCAGAGGAGCGGGACGCGCTCATCACCTTCCTGGACTCACTCTAG
- a CDS encoding ATP-binding protein: MTPSLLLIEDPGASRELQVLALESQGWRVWVSADVPGALTLLQTQSVQVVVAAAGLLVSDGTHLESLRHALSLAGALLQISAFPAEREALRPLDLPVERYLSRPLSLGALVEGARQAFPVEAGGGPEARRPRVLVADDDPVSRKLAQLHLAPFRFDVVLAADGATALDLARRRGPDVVLADALMPGMDGFKLCLGFRQDPRLARVPVILTHTIAPDELDLRMAHNVGANGFVRRTQEGDELVGALLRELRAGGPSHTSPPADLSTEDHLYRMVRQLERRVGLLEQAERTARESEARYRLVVSGSYDGIWDWDLRGQAFYWSPPLLDMLGLGPGDFGGTFSAFLELIHPEDRPDVMAALSAHLERGTPYDVSLRLRHVTGTWRSCVSRGRALRDAQGRPVRMAGIIGDVTEQLRLYRETQEAVRARDDFLSVAAHELRTPLAALRLRVQGAQGVLRAGLSSGTERLERALDSADRQVQRLSDLVESLLDVSQLQGAAPRLHLEDVDLALVVREAVSRSEDAAARAGCLLVLSPLEPTPGRWDAARLSQVMTHLLSNAMKFGPGKPVEVALESGRDVATLMVKDHGIGIAPARLESLFRRFERAVPVRHYGGLGLGLYRLRRIVEAHGGGVSVDSTPGEGATFRVRLPREGPPAVRG, from the coding sequence ATGACGCCCTCCCTCCTGCTCATCGAAGACCCCGGTGCCTCCAGGGAACTCCAGGTGCTTGCCCTGGAAAGTCAGGGCTGGCGAGTCTGGGTTTCCGCGGACGTTCCGGGCGCGCTGACGCTGCTGCAGACGCAGTCGGTGCAGGTGGTGGTGGCGGCGGCCGGCCTGCTGGTATCGGATGGGACGCACCTGGAGTCACTGCGGCACGCACTGTCGTTGGCGGGCGCCCTGTTGCAAATCAGCGCCTTCCCCGCAGAGCGGGAGGCCCTGCGCCCGCTCGACCTGCCGGTGGAGCGCTACCTGAGCCGGCCCCTGTCGCTGGGGGCGCTGGTGGAAGGGGCGCGGCAGGCCTTCCCGGTGGAGGCGGGCGGAGGGCCGGAGGCACGGCGGCCCCGCGTGCTGGTGGCGGACGACGACCCGGTCTCCCGCAAGCTGGCGCAGCTGCACCTGGCGCCCTTTCGTTTCGACGTGGTGCTGGCGGCGGATGGCGCCACGGCGTTGGACCTGGCGCGGCGCCGCGGTCCGGACGTGGTGCTAGCGGACGCGCTGATGCCGGGCATGGACGGCTTCAAGCTGTGCCTGGGGTTCCGGCAGGACCCGCGGCTGGCCCGGGTGCCCGTCATCCTCACGCACACCATCGCGCCCGACGAGCTGGACTTGCGCATGGCCCACAACGTGGGGGCCAACGGCTTCGTGCGCAGGACGCAGGAGGGCGACGAACTGGTGGGCGCGCTGCTGCGTGAGCTGCGCGCCGGCGGACCTTCCCACACGTCGCCGCCCGCGGACCTGAGCACCGAGGACCACCTGTACCGGATGGTGCGCCAGTTGGAGCGGCGGGTGGGGCTGCTGGAGCAGGCGGAGCGCACCGCCCGGGAGAGCGAGGCGCGCTACCGCCTGGTGGTGAGCGGCTCCTACGACGGCATCTGGGACTGGGATTTGCGCGGCCAGGCCTTCTACTGGAGCCCGCCGCTGCTGGACATGCTGGGCCTGGGGCCGGGGGACTTCGGCGGGACGTTCTCCGCCTTCCTGGAGCTGATTCACCCGGAGGACCGGCCGGACGTCATGGCCGCGCTGTCCGCGCACCTGGAGCGGGGCACGCCCTATGACGTGTCCCTGCGGCTGCGGCACGTCACCGGCACCTGGCGCTCGTGCGTGAGCCGCGGCCGGGCGCTGCGCGACGCGCAGGGCCGCCCGGTGCGGATGGCCGGCATCATTGGCGACGTGACGGAGCAGCTGCGCCTCTACCGCGAGACGCAGGAGGCGGTGCGCGCGCGCGACGACTTCCTCAGCGTGGCGGCCCACGAGCTGCGTACCCCGCTGGCGGCGTTGCGGCTGCGCGTGCAGGGCGCCCAGGGCGTGCTGCGCGCGGGCCTGAGCAGCGGGACGGAGCGGCTGGAGCGCGCGCTGGATTCGGCGGACCGGCAGGTGCAGCGCCTGTCGGACCTGGTGGAGTCGCTGCTGGACGTGTCGCAGCTCCAGGGCGCCGCGCCCCGGCTGCACCTGGAGGACGTGGACCTGGCGCTGGTGGTGCGCGAGGCGGTGTCACGTTCGGAGGATGCGGCGGCGCGCGCGGGCTGTCTGCTGGTGCTCAGCCCGCTGGAGCCCACGCCGGGACGGTGGGACGCGGCGCGCCTGTCCCAGGTGATGACGCACCTGTTGTCCAACGCGATGAAGTTCGGGCCGGGCAAGCCGGTGGAGGTGGCGCTGGAGTCCGGGCGGGACGTGGCGACGCTGATGGTGAAGGACCATGGCATCGGCATCGCGCCCGCGCGGCTGGAGAGTCTCTTCCGCCGCTTCGAGCGCGCCGTGCCGGTGCGTCACTACGGCGGGCTGGGCCTGGGCCTGTACCGGCTGCGCCGCATCGTGGAGGCGCACGGGGGCGGCGTGTCCGTGGACAGCACCCCCGGAGAGGGCGCCACGTTCCGCGTCCGCCTGCCGCGCGAGGGCCCGCCCGCGGTGAGGGGCTGA
- a CDS encoding Fur family transcriptional regulator — protein MGAKRSAVQPKLTEFQDRIRSAGLRSTAPRVAVLRELEDATSPMSHADLVDALGDEGYDRVTIYRNLTDLTEAGLVVRADLGDHVWRFELKRAGEEHGGSHPHFTCTDCGTVACLPEESVRIASSKGVPRAVSQRSVEVQLRGLCDGCN, from the coding sequence ATGGGAGCAAAGAGAAGTGCCGTGCAGCCGAAGCTCACTGAGTTCCAGGACCGGATTCGTTCCGCGGGCCTGCGCAGCACCGCGCCCCGCGTGGCGGTGTTGCGGGAGCTGGAGGACGCCACGTCCCCGATGAGCCACGCCGACCTGGTGGACGCGCTGGGTGACGAGGGCTACGACCGGGTGACCATCTACCGCAACCTGACGGACCTCACCGAGGCCGGGCTCGTGGTGCGGGCGGACCTGGGCGACCACGTCTGGCGCTTCGAACTGAAGCGCGCGGGCGAGGAGCACGGCGGCAGCCACCCGCACTTCACCTGCACCGACTGCGGCACCGTGGCCTGCCTCCCGGAGGAGTCGGTCCGCATCGCGTCCTCGAAGGGCGTGCCCCGCGCGGTGTCCCAGCGCTCGGTGGAAGTGCAGCTTCGCGGTCTCTGCGACGGCTGCAACTGA
- a CDS encoding response regulator has product MADVLVVDDSKVMRDMVVACLRPYPGLSFTHASSGLEAIERLSLQPYDLLVLDLNMPDIGGIEVVEFVRGQDRLRELPIIIVTTRGDEASRTRALAAGASRFMTKPFTPDAILSEVRGLLEGRRA; this is encoded by the coding sequence ATGGCAGATGTGCTCGTCGTTGATGACAGCAAGGTGATGCGCGACATGGTGGTCGCGTGCCTGCGGCCCTATCCGGGCCTCAGCTTCACGCATGCTTCCAGTGGCTTGGAGGCCATCGAGCGGCTGTCGCTCCAGCCGTATGACTTGCTGGTGCTGGACCTGAACATGCCGGACATCGGCGGCATCGAGGTGGTGGAGTTCGTGCGTGGGCAGGACCGGCTGCGCGAGCTGCCCATCATCATCGTCACCACGCGCGGGGACGAGGCCTCGCGGACGCGGGCGCTGGCGGCGGGGGCCAGCCGCTTCATGACGAAGCCCTTCACGCCGGACGCCATCCTGTCGGAGGTGCGTGGGCTGCTGGAGGGGAGGCGCGCTTGA